The sequence agatattacacAGTTTATTTGAGCAtttaacaaacaaaacaaactataAACCCTTTGGAACATGAGCTCACAAAATATTCGTACATTATATatcttattattaataaatgttaaataattgtAATCAGTCAAGATAATcaacgatatttttttaaattagaactcgtaaaaaatataaaattgcgaGCTATTAAAATAGTCATTTTTCGCGGCAGCCTATACACAGTTTATTCCAGCATTTTCTTGCATTCAATGCATGTGTACTGCGCCTTCCGTTGGTTTTTGGGGTCACAAGTTGACCAACATTTCCGAACTTGCAAGTTGCAATCGATCTTCATAATTGCTGTCTTTGATGAGGATATGGTTGATACTCGCGATAAGATGAGTGTTTTTGGATCGACGTTCGAGATGTGGTCTTACCAATTGTTCAGCGAGTTTCTTCATGAACTTAAACCTACTTTCAGGTTTTGTGGTTTGCGTAGCTGATAATGTAACTGTTTGAGGCCGAGATATCCAATAACCTATAAAACACTGCCAACGGCCACCTCCGAGTTCGACGACCTGTCGAATAATTTCAGcaccgtaaaacggggtaaaTAGGTCCAATATTCACATTCAACTGGAATTTTAACCATCTTCCGTAAGTCATAGAGTATTTTATAGTACTACATAAACATGTATGGTAAGCTCTTTTAGATGCTGAGTAGCCTTAAATTCCCGACTTATTGCcatattttgatatattttacaaaaacccTATCGGATTCCAATTTACCCCTGACGGGGTAAATAGGTTCGAAAGTGAGGTTAATTGGAATTTTCACTAGGGTTGTCACTCAATCTATTCAAagctagataggtacctaccatcatcatcatcatcatcagataCCTTCAAAACTAGTCTCGGAAAATCTTTACAATAggcactaaattaaaaatactttgtgagatcatatttttattgaataaaatatttattaagaagTATTACTtatggtacctatttttttattcaattgtTGGATACCTAATaagctaaacatttttttaagtaattatgtatctaattacaagtaattatgtatataattaactaaacattttttaagtaattatatACATAGTTACTTCAAAAAATTTTTTAGCTTAATAGGTATCAAACATTTGAATAAAaaacaggtacctacctaatctggTAGATAacattaaacaaaaacaaaacttaaaaaaatcttcttatataaatcaatggCAAAATAGCTTTACTTACTTCCTATATTTTTGGACGGTAGAGATGAAAATATCTTCATATAATATTTTCAAATTCTTTCGTGTCTTTTAAAACACAGTCTTCTTTCTCTCTTTGGATTAAGTAAATAATACCTACGAGtacctacgaggggtattcaaaatattctcggtatgagaatgaaaacaaacaagtacgaaaagtttgatatttttatttttcaatatactccccccctatgttcatacacttaaaagatcgatcaattattttttttaatccctcgtaaaaatattttttatctttcgtgtaaaaatgctcctccactgccgccttcaatgcttcatcgtcagaaaatttatttccacgcagatcctttttaagattggggagcaaaaagaagtcgctgagggctaagtccggactatacggtgggtgagtaacagttttaaacccacattcaacaatagctgccttggcaatatgagcagtatggacgggggcgttgtcatgcagaagcagaatatctttggttaactttcctcgcctcttttctttaattacatcctttaattgacgtagaatgttagcgtagtactgtcctgtgatatttacacctttttctttataatcgattagtaatactccttcacaatcccaaaatatcgtggccatgaccttgccagctgaagggatgaccttgaacttcttgggatgagctgaacccttaatgtgccactgcatggactcttgtttactctctgggtcataatgatgaacccaggtttcatctccagtaactattctttgcagcacctcatcaggattttcaccgcacaggtcaataaaatcggaacaacaagctacacgcatgtctttttgaagccgagtcagcattcgcggaacccatcttgcacttacttttgacatattaagatggtcatgtataatatcatgtacggtaccaatagagagattggttacttgtgctatagattttaccttcactcgaccatcttccaatataagtttttccactttatcaatattttcttgtgaagtagctactacaggccggccaggtctagggtcatcttcaatactctcccttccgcgtttaaactcgcttgaccacttttgaatggtagataaagaaggagcagactcacggtaaacacaatccatttcctcttttatggttttttgatttttaccctgttttgtcaagaattttatcacgcatcgatgttctaatttagttaacattgtcaattcgcacatgatgttcatgtttgttcagcaattgcagaaaaacaaaagaccatctcggttcgaattatacttttttttaatgtcaatgaataaaccttagcggccagtaacgaaagaaattttagaagaggtcgtaagatatcaataccgagaatattttgaacgcccctcgtatatactAATATTAAACGTTTCTGATATAAAATCACATAACTTAAAAAAGTCTTCAATTTAACGAATTTTTTACTCCCTGTAACTtgtagaaataaaattattcttcCTCTAAATTTTTTAAGATTTCTTCGGTGTCTTTGTAGCAATTCAGAATTCTTCCTCTCTTGGGACGGGTAGAGATACTTCTTTTGTGTATGTTGGTATTACTATCTTTCTTCTTCAAAGGCAATGGTAATTTAAGTTTTACAtctgatattattttaatttctgaCTTCTGTATGTTATTTGATTGGCGATTTTCATTTTCTTTCTTATAGTCTTGCTTATTTTCTTTTTCGCATTTTTGGTCTTGATCATCAGTTCTCACAATAACTTCCTGACAGTCAAGATTGTCAGCAAAAACAATTGGCATATCTTCAATGCAAAACTCAAAAGGTTCCGGATTCACTATTACATCAACTTTGTTTAATCCCACGGGAACATCAATTATATTAAAGTCATTTACTGCTTCACTTTGACCGCATATTTTTGTTTCGGAATCGTCATTTTTAACGTCATCTTCCTTCTGCACTTTGTTACTTTTAGGTTTTGTTTTTTTGCCGATACCTTTTTCTTTTAAAGGCGTAAGTTTTGAAGTTGATTTATTTGTTTGCTTTAGTGTCCTTTTCCTTTTTTGGTTTACAGGTTGCTGGTCTTCATTCAAAAGGTTCAAATCAGAAGGTTCCGGAGTCACTacataaaattcatttaatcCCAAAGGCACATCATTTATATCACAGGCATTTACTGCTTCACTTTGACTGCAATTTCTTGTTTCGGAATAGTTATTTTTAACGTCATCTTCCTTGTGcattatgttatttttaggttttgttTTTTTGCCGATACCTTTTCCTTTTAAAGATGAAGTTGTTTCATTTGTTTGCTTTAGCGTTCTTTTCTTTTTGGGTTTACAGGTTCCTGCTCTTCTATTTCTTCAAAACTTACACTTCTTCCGGATACTACCTCTAGCTTTCTCTTCTTGATAGGTTCTCTTATATTTATGGATCCATAACGCATATCTTTTAGCAATGTCACAAAACTATTATCCACAGCTGCTTTTTTCGCTTCTTCATTACCTTCCTGCAAAGGAAGTCTGGCTAAAACTTGATTGCAATCCAATGGGACAATGCCACATTTTCTAAATCCggctttaatatttttttcagcaTTTGCCTTTAGTTCATCCATTAACAATTTTAGCAACGATGGGAAACAACCCTTCGGGACACAAGCTTGCATTCTTCCTCCTTCGCTTTTCTTCCATTTGTCCAATAGGCACCGCCAAATCATCTTCATGGGTCTAAATACTGCCACGTCTAAGGGCTGAGTAAGGTGCGTCGAGTTTGCGGGCAGAAAAATAAAATGGATGTTCTTTTCTTGGCACAATTTGATAATATCAATTGACAAATGTGACGATAAATTATCacctattaaattttttttaccaTCTTTTCCTTCCAGAAAAGGTATTACTATTGTCTTTACCCAATCCTCAAATATGTTGCCATCAAACCAGCCAGATGAGGACCTGTTATACCTCACATTTTCCGGCCCTCTCGTTGTCCACGAATCGTATAAATGAAGTGCCTTGTAAACGACATAAGGCGGCAGGAAATTACCATCTGCTGTGGCTGCCATCATTACAGATGTTGAACCTTTAGAATGATTGACAATACGTTCAGGATACTTGCAGCCTCGCCTTACTATTACCTTCTTGCGGCCGGGATCATCCGTTAGATTGGTTTCGTCGTAGTTAATTATATTTGCGATTGGGACGTTCTCTAAAGACTTTTCCAATTCGCCAAAATATGTCTTTATCGTGTCTGAAGAGATTGCCGCCCTTGATCGTTTAATGTTCTGACATATTCTTTGAGATATTTTATCTGCATGTCTCTTCAAAAATGCGTTAGCATAGTCTTTGCCAGGGAAgttatttttgaataatttgtGCTTGATATTCAATGAGtctaggtacatttttattatatgcCTGAGATCTGTTGTATCTAGCGGGTAGCCCCAGTCGCCGCAGACATTTAAATTTTCTACTATATATAGCTCTTCTTCTTCGGATAGTGCCGTTGGCCTACCATGTGGTTTCATTTCACGGTTTTTATGGCGGCATAGTACTGATTTTGATATGTTGTATTTTTCAGCTACATATTTTAAGCTTATATTGGTAGATGATATCTCATCCAGAGCTTGTTTTATTAGTAGGttatcatattttttataacgCTTGGCTCCTGGCTTGGGTACGTAGTTGCGAGGCATCCtgaaaaacattaaaacattaactgatttcataaataaatgttaacaTCGCGTGTTAAAGAAAAAATCTAGGAATGTATCTAGGTAGGGGCacagtagtaggtaggtacctacctaggtttTATATGTCTAATGCAATGTTCACTGTTATATaccgggtgtttcctgtaataggagcaataaatcaaaacgtagattctactcctcaaaccaGACAacgtttgttcagcgacttttaaaaataacttatggtTTGATACGTATCCAAGCCAGGAGCCAAGCgttataaaaaaatgataatctACTAATAAAACAAGCTCTGGATAAGATAGCATCTACCAATATAAGCTTAAAATATGTAGCTGAAAAATACAACATATCAAAATCAGTACTATGCCGCCATAAAAACCGTGAAATGAAACTACATGGTAGGCCAACGGCACTATCCGAAGAAGAAGAGCTATATATAGTAGAAaacatcggtgtctttgagaaagttacttgatttaagctcaggaatgcacccttgaaattaacggaaatcaaaaaaaacacggtgtataacaGTGAACATTGCATTAGACATATAATACCTAGGTCTCTAGGTAGGGGCacagtagtaggtaggtacctacctagtaggtacctaaataaaatttccttaaatttactaagattttaatttttgacaacCCTATTAGGCAATGCCAATTTTCCCCATTAACAAACCAAATAACCCCCACGTTGTTCCAATTAGACCTGTTGACGTGCCAATTTCCCCCTTCACCGTTCCTATTATCtcaaaaataacctaaaaacgaGTGGTTATCGAAAAACTAAGatttataatgaaatattacaattatttacttactttttgatttatataaaccaCAATACACTATTATGATCGATATTACACAAATTTCAACACTTTTcacaatattacttacctaaaacTTGAAGTTAAAACGCACCATGCACACGTGTTGACGACTACCCTgactttaaatgtgtttttcttacTGAAACGCCATTGGCTGATTTAAATGCTCAGTGTAGCCAGTAGCAAAAAATACCATGTTCGTTCAGAAATTAATAAGTTGACCTCCTGTCTGGTTGTAATGGAACTAACAGACCAGTTTAGAAAAGCAGACTTTTATTCCAATTTACCCCGCGATTCCTATTTTCCCCGTTTTACGGCACCTTTGATCGAGATCAACACCAAATTTAGTTTGattgtagtacctacctacataattatttctggTTTTTTCGTAGTATCATCAATAGCTGGCGTATGGTGCATGCTTGATATTGTGACTACGGCTTTATTTTTCTTAGGCACGTATGAAGAAATGtaacataagaataagaaatatttattagcacaaaaagaacataatacttacataaattCATTTAAACGAACAGAACAGAATTGTGCTAAAAGGTCTTCACTCAGCTTGATGTCCCGAAGTGAATCCTAGGACACACTAcgtgacgctgattttcagtgcagccacagaataagtaaatagcacggatttagagttaataaactggatcgagtacattgaccaaaaagtgtgtccacatgagaagtcaaactagagccctgcatctcgttctaattagggtgaccataagacatctgtatgtgggatattaggataacatgaaatatatcagtagggtgtgacattttctaaataaagtgaaattttaagtagtcgggttttttctttcatttgtagtcggcctctttagcactcactcatggtatgttcataaaggtaggcttcccttttgtccacttcagctttttttaagtgtaagcgtcattgaagatctgtttagcaaatatgacgttttttttaaagttggtgccttttttctattgacggaaatgtgtcctacctataaagaatcgattgcatatatataaacagtttgacacaccttttccgtaacaaaatattatgtataaatgagagtctgtaatgtttaaggagtaaagcactttggtttttaattttggcaattgaagggatgtttacaaaaacaacataactgactacactggttgacacctgaaacgattaacatgttcttaaaaaaatgacaaccgctctaatcagttatgttgtttttgtaaacatcccttcaattaggtattctataacaaatcttaaattaaacatgccgaaataaagacatacctattaagttaaacttacttttacattacctacgttaattataagaattctgtgagaccgattcacaacgtgccgacatcatagtcaccctaatgagtttgacaatgttgtcttgtatttttatagtaaaatgtaataattgtggctttcttgtgaaacaatattccacaattagcaattatttcactccaacaacctttaacataacatttcttcacaatttttaagaaatttcgcattcacgtgttttgaagaaatgtcatcaagttggggataccaattaatatttaaagttactacaaatcctaccatactaaaatttaggtttttttttgctgtgtatgcgcttggtttaatcagttaataatattggcatcataattatttacaaattacttaaaatatatcagaactgtaatctgaatatagcactaaaattgtataagaaggtaattaaattcagtagtttaatgatacaatttctaccacaatggtatctttttaacattggcaacatgtgcgagtgagacacagggctcgggtttttctatctcaagtggaccgttttctctagtctggtacgaacaactttctgtctcggtgataaggttcaaattagtatggcaaaaaaagtgacaactcgctccagtttaaaaaatataacttcatggtaAATAGTAGTTCTAATAAAACTAACACATTTTTTTCTCTTGCTTAAAAACAtggaataggtaggtattccaTTTTTTATCGACTCTGGTTTAACCGGTTAGTAACTGGAGCAAGGGGCCCTAACAATATTTTCCAACATTtcacaaatacatatataaaaaaatagagGTTCGTTTGAATTTTTCTTATCAAGCGAAAATCATCTAATTATGTAATAACCTTCTTCCTAGCGTTTGTCCCGGCTTATTTCCAcgtctcatgggagcctggtgGCAATTTAATCCCAATAATTGGCACTCACTTGGTACTAGTTTTATCGAATGAGACTGCAAAGATTAATCTACACGAGGTACATAAGTTTAGGACTCAAATACAACATTTTAATCAATTCAGTTCAATATAACCATTTACAAAATCATATTTTGATGACGGTTCACCATAATGTAAATTGATGTTTTCACCTATGTATTTCAATATAAAGACACGGGTTTTCATTCTGGGGATTCGTATAGCATTACTATCTGATGGCAAAGTAAATCCCGTCCGTCTTTTATTACGTAGACGTCCGCACTCCATTCACCGTCCATGCCGAGGAGCCTGGAAAACTGGGGAAGCTCCGTCGTGTCCACAACGAATTGTTTCACGTCGTAACGGCCCTGGAAATAATTTTAGGTTTCAAACGATTCCCATTTGTCCCAGGTGCAGATGGAATAGGTGTTTTCATGTAAATCACTCCAATTTGTCCCTCACCTCATGCATGGCGTCGGTCATGTGGGGTGGTTTTGGAAGACACCAAAAGAGGCGCTGTGTCCTAAAATTGCGATAAGGCTGGCTTAGGTTCAAAGAAAGCGCGGGCTCGCTCAATACAGcgtcaattattattttgaccGCTGCATTAAATTGGGATATTaatgacaaaaaaaacttttcttCTTAAAGGACGTAAGTGCTTGAAAGATACGCACCTTTGCTGGTATGGCTTTTTATATTGTGtgaaggtacggaaccctccaacAAATGGCCCAACACACACAGGGCCGGTTCTTTTTCCTTTGTCTACTTACTTTTGGAACAGGAAATTCGGGCGGATCTATCCCCGCAGCAATAAACCCTCTCTTCACATTTTCTTCGGCAAATTTCTTTCCCGCACATGGCAAGCAGTCATCACCCCAAATCATATATTGTTTCCATGCACCGGTCACTTTTCTCTTAATATCTACGCGAACCTAGTAAATAGTCGAACAGTgcaattacaaatacaaataatttattgaaaaaagtattatacagtggtagctcTTATAGACTAAGaggtgttattgttattatattacAGAAGAATCGTTCCAGGGTGTGAACATGAACGCCCTATCGGAGAACGGTGCGGTGGTAGAATGTAGCCGTGAACTAGAATAATAATTCTTCTGAGAACAACCCATTTATATACAAGCGTTAGAACACACAACTTATTTCTGGGTACTTACAGCATATGAGTCGTCGATGGGTTCAGGCACATCACCACCAAAATCGAAAGCGACATGCGTGCGATTCACCTTGTATTTGTGCATGTACATTTTGTACGGCATCTCCGCGTCGTTCGAACAATTTTGTATGTTCA comes from Cydia amplana chromosome 15, ilCydAmpl1.1, whole genome shotgun sequence and encodes:
- the LOC134654894 gene encoding uncharacterized protein LOC134654894, giving the protein MSVHLVINCIISCTFLILTIRCQEDKCKWTFLNIQNCSNDAEMPYKMYMHKYKVNRTHVAFDFGGDVPEPIDDSYAVRVDIKRKVTGAWKQYMIWGDDCLPCAGKKFAEENVKRGFIAAGIDPPEFPVPKGRYDVKQFVVDTTELPQFSRLLGMDGEWSADVYVIKDGRDLLCHQIVMLYESPE